The nucleotide window CTGCAGCACCGCCGCCAGCCGGAACAGGCCGTAGACCTCGTAGAACCGCCAGTCGCCGACCGCGAGCCCGGTCCGCTCGGCGTACCGCGCGACGAACTCCTCGCGGGTGAACATGCCGGGCAGGTGGGTCGGCTGGCGGCGGCTGGTGTGCATGACGTCGTCGTCGCCGGCCTGGACCCAGTAGGCGAGCATGCTGCCCAGCTCCATCAGCGGGTCGCCGAGCGTGGCCATCTCCCAGTCGAGGACGCCGGTGATGTTCAGCGTCGACGGGCCGTCCAGCACCAGGTTGTCGAGCCGGTAGTCGTTGTGGATCAGGCAGATCCCGACCTCGGCCGGCTGGTTCGCGGCCAGCCACGCGCGCACCTCGGCGAAGTCGCCGACGTTGTCCGTCCGCGCCGCGACGTACCGCTCCGACCAGCCGCGGATCTGCCGCTCGACGTAGCCCGCGCCCTTGCCGAGGTCGGCGAGCCCGGCCTTTTCGACGTCGACGGCGTGCAGGTCGACCAGCCGGTCGACGACCTTGCCGGACAGCTCGCGCGCCTGGTCCGGGCTCAGCGTCATGCCCGGCGGGAGGTCGCCGCGCAGGATCAGGCCGTCGAGCTTCTCCATGACGTAGAAGTCGCCGCCGAGCACGGCCGGGTCGTCGCCGAAGGCCACCATCCGCGGCACGTACGGGAACACCGGCTTCAGCGCGTGCTGCACGCGGTACTCGCGCCGCATGTCGTGCGCCGACGCCGCCTTGTGCCCGGCGGGCGGGCGGCGCAGGATCAGCTCGCGGTCCGGGTAGGTC belongs to Amycolatopsis tolypomycina and includes:
- a CDS encoding phosphotransferase family protein, which translates into the protein MNAPVEVRAEDAFDAGAVHAWLSAKVEGLGAAPPHVRQFPGGASNLTYLLTYPDRELILRRPPAGHKAASAHDMRREYRVQHALKPVFPYVPRMVAFGDDPAVLGGDFYVMEKLDGLILRGDLPPGMTLSPDQARELSGKVVDRLVDLHAVDVEKAGLADLGKGAGYVERQIRGWSERYVAARTDNVGDFAEVRAWLAANQPAEVGICLIHNDYRLDNLVLDGPSTLNITGVLDWEMATLGDPLMELGSMLAYWVQAGDDDVMHTSRRQPTHLPGMFTREEFVARYAERTGLAVGDWRFYEVYGLFRLAAVLQQLYRRYRDGGTRNPAFKDFWQFVGYLDWRCREIIAKGCV